TCTGCGTGCTGGCCTTTCGCGCCGGAGAAAATGCCGATGCACTGCTGACGAAGATCTCGGGGCAGCAGCGTCTCATCGGTCTCGTTGCCGTCGTGCTGGCCGCGCTGTTCGCGGGCATCTGGTGGCAGCGCGCACGCGCGAAACGCGCGCGGAGGCAGCCCACGACGCATGCCCCCACGCACACGCCGCCGGGTGGCGATCACGACAATGTCTGACGGACCCGACGCCGCGGAGAGGGAAAATGCGGAGAGGGAAAATCAGGAACACGCCCTGCGACGCGGGTTCCATCTCCAGGCCTTCGAAGACGCACTGCAGATCGAGGAAGGCGCGTCGCCGCGCACGGTCGAAGCGTATCGCCGTGACGTGATCCGCTGCGCGGCCTACATGCGGGCGCAGGGCATTGGTCAGGCGCGGGACATCACACCGGCCGCGTTGCGGGAATTCGTCTATCACCTGAAAGATCTCGGGCTTGCCGGCAGTTCCATTCGTCGCAACATCTCGGCGTTGCGCACATGGTTCCGCGTGATGGTGGCCGAGGGATTGGTGACCGTCGATCCCACGGAGCGACTGGATACGCCGCAGCGGTGGCGGACACTGCCCGAAGTGCTCACGGTGGACGAAGTGACGCGTCTGCTCGCCGCCCCGGGACTCGATGAACGTCTGGCGTTCCGTGATCGTGCGATGCTCGAACTCGCGTACGGGGCGGGGCTGCGTGTGTCGGAGTGGATCGGCCTCGAGGTGAAGGACGTGCTGCTCGAGGAAAGTCTGGTGCGGGTGCTGGGCAAGGGGAGCAAGGAGCGTCTGGTACCGATCGGCCGCAATGCCATCGGCGCCGTGGCCGTGTATCTGCGCGAGCTGCGGCCCGTGCTGGAGCGTGGTGCGGGCAAGGGCATCCTGTTTCTGAACGGGCGCGGCGTGCCGCTCACCCGCATGGGCGCGTGGAAGATCCTGCGCAAATACGTGGAGATGGCGGGCATCGAAAAGCAGGTCTCTCCGCACACCCTGCGTCATTCGTTCGCCACCCATCTCCTCGAAGGCGGGGCCGACCTGCGGGCGGTGCAGGAGATGCTGGGTCACGCCGATATCGCGACCACGCAGATCTACACGCATGTGGATCGTGAGTATCTGCGCAGTGTGCACCGGCAGTTTCATCCGC
The nucleotide sequence above comes from Gemmatimonas aurantiaca. Encoded proteins:
- the xerD gene encoding site-specific tyrosine recombinase XerD, with translation MSDGPDAAERENAERENQEHALRRGFHLQAFEDALQIEEGASPRTVEAYRRDVIRCAAYMRAQGIGQARDITPAALREFVYHLKDLGLAGSSIRRNISALRTWFRVMVAEGLVTVDPTERLDTPQRWRTLPEVLTVDEVTRLLAAPGLDERLAFRDRAMLELAYGAGLRVSEWIGLEVKDVLLEESLVRVLGKGSKERLVPIGRNAIGAVAVYLRELRPVLERGAGKGILFLNGRGVPLTRMGAWKILRKYVEMAGIEKQVSPHTLRHSFATHLLEGGADLRAVQEMLGHADIATTQIYTHVDREYLRSVHRQFHPRS